The Rhodohalobacter sp. SW132 genomic sequence TGACCAGGCCCGCAGTATTTTTGATTCCAAGTTTTTGCATAAGATTTGAGCGGTGTGTCTCCACCGTCCGGGGACTAATGTAAAGCCGCTTCGCAATCTCAGCGCTTGTCAGCCCCTGTACGATCAGCGACAGAACTTCCCGTTCTCGTTTGGTGATTGTATCGCCCATCGGTTTTCCCGGTTTATCCCTCTTGTTCGCATAATGCGTAACAATCGTTTTGGTAACTTTTCGGCTAAAAGCCTGTTCGCCATCAGCAACGGCTAAAACCGTTTTTTCAAGTTCATTGGATGTCACCTGTCGTGTGATGTATCCCTTCACACCACAATTCAGCGCCTGGTTTACATGGCCGATATCTGAAGTGCCGGAAACAACAATTACTGCAGGTGATGGATTTATTTCCTGGAGTTTTTTCATCAGGTCTTTGAGGCTCAGGTCGGAAAGTGAGGAAGAAATTATGCAGACACTGTCGGTGCCGCATGAATAGGATTTGAGCAGTTTATTAGCCGTTGGGTAGGTGTGAATCTTATCGATTTTCCTGGATTTTTCCAGCAGGCATACCATTCCACTTCTTGATATTTCAGAACCATCTGCTATGTGGACGGTAATTTTTTTCATCGGTTCTCTCAACAGGTTTACTCATGTCAATATAATTTAATTTTTCAAATTGTAAATAGTGAACTTAAAATGAGTTGAATAATGAGAATTGTATTGAGAGATAAATCAATAAAATCAGGCGTATCGTCCAAAGTGCTGTTCGCACCCAGTTGGACTGAACCAGTTTTTTTACGCGTCCGGAACTATGGCTTTCAGCAAGTTTCAAATGAATCGGCATTTGAAGAAGGAAGGTAGACAGCCAGATCAGTCCGATCAGCAGAATATTGATCATAAATAGAAAATTGCCGGAAAACACGGTAAAGAGGAGATAAAGCCCGGTGAAAAGTTCAGCCAGCATCACGGGAATCACAATAAAAGAGATACGCAACCGGTGCAGATCCATCTGACGGGTAAAATCACTTTTCTCAATATGATCAAAGAGAGGGTAGTGAAGTAGTTGAATGACCCAGATAAGGCCAGTCATAAATGCCGTTGCAACCAGGTGGATCAGAAAATAGAAAGACATAAACCGATGGTTTTATTGATCAGATGATAATTAAAAAATGGATGAACCTGAAACAGGATGTCGCTGCCGTTCAATACAAATCACTTAGTTAAATTAATTGGAGGATTGAATAGGCGAATGGTTTACATATTGTTTATTTTAGCGCTTCTGTAAACAAAATGACGATAATCTTTTAAGTAACTGAATACTATATGAGCTGGCTTCGCACTCACACCTGTGGTGATTTAACGAAAAAAGATGTAGATCAAGAGGTAATATTAAATGGCTGGGTTTCCTCGCGAAGAGATCTCGGAGGCGTGATTTTTATTGACCTCCGCGATCGATACGGAATTACTCAGATCGTATTTGATGAGTCTAATAATGACCTACATAGCAGCGCTGAAGATTTGCGCTCAGAATATGTGATTGGGATAAAAGGGAAGGTTCTTCTTCGGGATAAGGAAACCATCAACCCGGCAATGCCAACCGGGGAGATTGAAATTGAAGTGTCGGAACTGAATGTTTACAGCGAAGCCGAAACGCCTCCGTTTGAAATAAAAGACGGCATCGCAACCAATGAAGAGACGCGGCTGAAATATCGCTATCTCGATCTTCGGCGACCGGAAATTCAGCAAAATCTTCTGCTGAGATCAAAGCTTTATCATACCATCCGGTCGTTTTACCACAAGCTCAATTTTGCTGAAGTGGAAACTCCGGTACTGATGCGCTCAACACCGGAAGGCGCGCGCGATTACCTGGTACCCAGCCGCGTGAATGCCGGTAAATTTTTCGCTCTTCCCCAGAGTCCGCAAACCTACAAACAGCTTTTGATGGTTTCCGGAATGGACCGCTATTTCCAGATCGTGAAGTGTTTCAGGGATGAAGACCTGCGGGCAGACCGGCAGCCGGAATTTACCCAGGTTGACGTGGAGATGACGTTTGTAGATGAAGAACAGATCTACAAAACGCATGAAGAACTGATGGCAGAAATCTGGAAAACCCATCTTGGCAAAGAGATCAAAACACCGTTTCCCCGGATGCAGTACAAAGATGCGATTGAAACGTACGGGTCTGATAAACCGGATACGCGATTTGGACTGAAGATTAAAAACTTGTCGGACCTTCTGGAAGATTGCGGGTTTAAAATATTTGAAAGTACCGTGAAAAAAGGCGGACGCGTGGTCTCCATCAGTGTGCCCGGGAAAGGAGATCTTGGGCGCGGGGCTCTCGACAGGCTTACCGAAGATGTAAAAAGAGAAACCGGCGCAGCAGGCCTCATCTACATTAAAGTATCGGATGAAGGACATTTTTGCAGCGTGGGCAAATTCTTAACGGAAGAAAAAGTTGAGGAGATGGTAAAACGAGCCGGCGCAGAAAATGGCGATTTAGTGCTGATCCTCGCAGGGCCGAATCCACAGGTATATAAGCAGATGGGAATTTTGAGGCTTATGATGGGTAGAGATCTTGAACTGATCGATCAGTCGGCGGATAACTTCCTTTGGGTTACCGATTTTCCGCTTGTGGAGTGGGATAAAGAGGAGAAACGGTATGTATCATTGCATCACCCGTT encodes the following:
- a CDS encoding response regulator transcription factor, producing MKKITVHIADGSEISRSGMVCLLEKSRKIDKIHTYPTANKLLKSYSCGTDSVCIISSSLSDLSLKDLMKKLQEINPSPAVIVVSGTSDIGHVNQALNCGVKGYITRQVTSNELEKTVLAVADGEQAFSRKVTKTIVTHYANKRDKPGKPMGDTITKREREVLSLIVQGLTSAEIAKRLYISPRTVETHRSNLMQKLGIKNTAGLVRYALQEGEDL
- the aspS gene encoding aspartate--tRNA ligase, which codes for MSWLRTHTCGDLTKKDVDQEVILNGWVSSRRDLGGVIFIDLRDRYGITQIVFDESNNDLHSSAEDLRSEYVIGIKGKVLLRDKETINPAMPTGEIEIEVSELNVYSEAETPPFEIKDGIATNEETRLKYRYLDLRRPEIQQNLLLRSKLYHTIRSFYHKLNFAEVETPVLMRSTPEGARDYLVPSRVNAGKFFALPQSPQTYKQLLMVSGMDRYFQIVKCFRDEDLRADRQPEFTQVDVEMTFVDEEQIYKTHEELMAEIWKTHLGKEIKTPFPRMQYKDAIETYGSDKPDTRFGLKIKNLSDLLEDCGFKIFESTVKKGGRVVSISVPGKGDLGRGALDRLTEDVKRETGAAGLIYIKVSDEGHFCSVGKFLTEEKVEEMVKRAGAENGDLVLILAGPNPQVYKQMGILRLMMGRDLELIDQSADNFLWVTDFPLVEWDKEEKRYVSLHHPFTAPKEEDLEKLEKSPEEVNARAYDLVLNGSEIGGGSIRIHNSELQNRMFRLLGIGEEEAREKFGFLLDAFTYGAPPHGGIALGLDRVVMIMAGAGSLRDVIAFPKNQKAQSTMDKSPGEVDEKQLRELHIKLREIN